From one Synechocystis sp. PCC 6803 substr. PCC-P genomic stretch:
- a CDS encoding aliphatic sulfonate ABC transporter substrate-binding protein — protein sequence MPRRSLISLILIFCSTLLLTVSCAQTPEQSQTSAPVPEGPPIVIGYSNWAGWWPWAIAEEEGLFAKNGVNVEMKWFDGYLESMQALAAGQLDGNSQTLNDTISFAGEAVNGEVAVLVNDNSAGNDKIIVTADINTVQDLKGKTVAIEEGVVDDFLLSLALEREGMSRDDVVIKPLETGAAAAAFAAGQVDAVGAFPPFWLTALKREGSKELVTSAEFPGAIPDLLVVTEKLIQEKPEQVQALVNTWFDIRKFMEENPEKSDEIMAKRAGVSQEELQLFKDGTRFLTLEENLEAFSPGDSMVHMPFAAQKMADFMTKVGFIEKAPDLTKILDAQFVKTLAGKA from the coding sequence ATGCCCAGACGTAGTTTAATTTCCTTAATTCTGATTTTTTGTAGCACCTTACTGTTAACAGTTAGTTGTGCCCAAACCCCAGAGCAATCCCAAACCTCTGCTCCGGTTCCCGAAGGACCTCCCATTGTCATTGGTTATAGCAACTGGGCGGGTTGGTGGCCCTGGGCGATCGCCGAGGAAGAAGGCCTATTTGCCAAAAACGGTGTCAATGTGGAAATGAAGTGGTTTGACGGTTATCTGGAATCCATGCAAGCCTTAGCCGCCGGGCAGTTGGATGGCAATAGTCAAACTTTAAACGACACCATTTCCTTTGCTGGGGAGGCAGTTAACGGAGAAGTGGCAGTACTAGTGAATGATAACTCCGCTGGCAATGACAAAATTATTGTTACCGCCGACATCAATACTGTTCAGGATCTCAAGGGTAAAACCGTGGCGATCGAAGAAGGGGTAGTGGATGATTTTCTGCTCAGTTTAGCTCTGGAAAGGGAAGGCATGAGCCGGGATGATGTGGTAATCAAGCCTTTGGAAACAGGGGCGGCGGCGGCGGCCTTTGCAGCGGGACAAGTGGACGCAGTAGGGGCGTTTCCTCCATTTTGGTTAACAGCTCTGAAACGGGAAGGCTCTAAAGAGTTAGTTACTTCCGCCGAATTTCCCGGAGCTATTCCTGACCTTTTAGTCGTGACAGAAAAATTAATTCAGGAAAAACCAGAGCAAGTACAAGCATTAGTTAACACCTGGTTTGATATTCGTAAATTCATGGAGGAAAATCCCGAAAAATCCGATGAAATTATGGCTAAACGGGCGGGGGTGAGCCAAGAAGAACTACAACTATTTAAGGATGGCACTCGCTTTTTAACTCTAGAGGAAAATTTAGAAGCTTTTAGCCCTGGAGATAGTATGGTGCACATGCCCTTTGCTGCCCAAAAAATGGCAGATTTTATGACTAAAGTCGGCTTTATTGAAAAAGCCCCTGACCTGACCAAGATTCTCGATGCTCAGTTTGTGAAAACCTTAGCTGGTAAGGCTTAG
- a CDS encoding diguanylate cyclase: MEAKLPQNEEQRLAVLRQLNILDTPIEERFERITRMVCRSLKVPIAAISIVDESRQWFKSIQGLNASETPREIAFCAHAILRDELLLVEDATQDERFADNPLVTDEPFIRFYAGYPLNLGQDIHVGTLCAIDRVPRELSAEEQEILYDLSKMVESELAAIALSEAQIQLIQELDELERVAMVDSLTRLWNRLGIETLLKREWEYATRKNSPISIVMIDFDNFKQINDQHGHLVGDEVLQGSARLIISVLRSYDILGRWGGDEFMLILPGSGREQTAVLLERIQATIAQNPVPTSAGPMAISLSMGGVSVFTNQGEALQYWVEQADNQLMKVKRLGKGNFQLAE, translated from the coding sequence ATGGAAGCTAAATTACCGCAAAATGAGGAGCAACGCCTGGCAGTTTTGAGGCAACTCAATATTTTGGATACTCCCATTGAAGAAAGATTTGAGCGTATTACCCGTATGGTCTGCCGGTCCCTCAAAGTGCCCATTGCCGCCATATCAATAGTTGATGAATCACGCCAGTGGTTTAAATCTATTCAAGGGTTAAATGCTTCCGAAACCCCCCGTGAAATTGCCTTTTGCGCCCACGCCATCCTCAGGGATGAATTACTGTTGGTCGAGGATGCTACCCAGGATGAACGCTTTGCTGACAATCCCTTGGTAACCGACGAGCCTTTCATCCGATTTTATGCCGGTTATCCCCTTAATTTGGGTCAAGATATCCATGTGGGAACCCTCTGCGCCATTGATCGGGTGCCCCGGGAATTGTCGGCGGAAGAACAGGAAATTCTCTACGACCTCTCCAAAATGGTGGAGTCTGAACTGGCGGCGATCGCCCTATCGGAGGCTCAAATACAGCTAATTCAAGAACTGGATGAACTTGAAAGGGTGGCCATGGTCGATAGCTTAACAAGACTCTGGAACCGTTTGGGCATTGAAACTCTTCTAAAACGGGAATGGGAGTACGCTACCCGCAAAAATTCTCCTATTTCCATTGTCATGATTGATTTTGACAACTTTAAACAAATCAACGATCAACACGGTCATTTAGTCGGAGACGAGGTTCTGCAGGGTAGTGCCCGTTTAATCATTTCAGTTCTTCGTTCCTACGATATTTTGGGCAGATGGGGAGGAGATGAGTTCATGCTTATTCTGCCTGGTTCTGGTCGGGAGCAGACCGCTGTGCTCCTAGAAAGAATTCAAGCCACCATTGCCCAAAACCCAGTACCCACATCTGCGGGACCCATGGCAATCAGCTTGAGTATGGGGGGAGTCAGTGTATTTACCAACCAGGGTGAAGCACTCCAGTATTGGGTAGAACAGGCAGATAATCAGTTGATGAAAGTCAAACGTCTTGGTAAGGGCAATTTTCAACTGGCAGAATAA
- the hypB gene encoding hydrogenase nickel incorporation protein HypB, whose amino-acid sequence MHQSIDTAIGLNLLHANQAGADHNRAHFDEWGITCLNLMSSPGAGKTVLLEKTLAALQSELKMAVIEGDMTTELDADRLRQYGSPVIAINTGRSCHLDAKMVAGGIHRLQEDYNPKEFDLVLVENVGNLVCPAEFEVGEHSKVALLSVTEGEDKPLKYPVMFQEADCLLITKTDLIPHLDIDLEKLAANVRSMNPHVTIIPVSAKTGEGLDTWFSWVKSQVKVPMIVSI is encoded by the coding sequence ATGCACCAATCCATTGACACGGCGATCGGTCTAAATTTGCTCCACGCAAACCAGGCAGGTGCCGACCATAATCGAGCACATTTTGATGAATGGGGTATTACCTGTTTAAACCTAATGAGTAGCCCCGGAGCCGGTAAAACTGTTCTGCTCGAAAAAACCTTGGCCGCCCTCCAAAGTGAGTTAAAAATGGCGGTTATCGAAGGGGATATGACCACGGAATTAGACGCCGATCGCCTGCGGCAATATGGTAGCCCTGTAATCGCCATTAACACCGGTCGTTCCTGTCATTTAGATGCCAAAATGGTGGCAGGGGGAATTCATCGTTTACAGGAAGATTACAATCCTAAAGAATTTGATTTGGTGCTGGTGGAAAATGTGGGCAATCTAGTTTGCCCAGCGGAATTTGAAGTGGGGGAACATAGTAAAGTCGCACTACTCAGTGTCACCGAAGGGGAAGACAAACCCCTAAAATATCCAGTTATGTTCCAGGAAGCAGATTGTTTACTAATTACTAAAACTGATCTCATTCCCCATTTAGATATTGATCTAGAAAAATTAGCCGCTAACGTCCGTTCCATGAACCCCCATGTGACCATTATTCCAGTATCGGCTAAAACCGGAGAGGGTTTGGATACTTGGTTTAGTTGGGTTAAGAGTCAAGTTAAAGTACCGATGATAGTTTCTATCTAG
- a CDS encoding cation-transporting P-type ATPase, translated as MGWKTIFVAPMNSSTTVWSIAPEAVYERLETSPQGLSGEEAARRLQRYGLNELAEPVQRPLWLRFVDQMTHFMALLLWVAGILAFVSGTPQLGWAIWAVIWINGLFSFSQEFRAEKALATLKKVLPAQVKVYRDGTLQSVLARELVRGDVVQLEEGDRVSADLRLVSADSLYVDVSVMTGESLPVARFAESAQIREVVPKRGGQVLVHGGERALQDPVKAQEIRNLVLAGSTIATGRGVGVVYATGAETEFGHMAHLTTNVKREPSTLEVQISQIVRVITLIAVGMGVLVFVLASLVTHLELKESFIFAIGIIVALVPEGLLPTVTLSLAMGVQRMAKRNALVRRLSAVETLSATTVICTDKTGTLTKNEMTVRSLWIPATNHGQTLTVPGEGYDPSTGKITFPPGKDEKQQVKLLLIGSALCSNAHLIHPSGSSRWQEMGDPTEAALLVAALKADFDLEQLQQDYPRRREVPFDSRRRMMTVVLDWQKAGENLPFLTSGRNDLPWENLAFTKGAPLEVLRCCQSILKAGQVTELTSGDRQIITEANDHYAKEGFRVLGLAVRADHENLLEASPQTLEQQLIFVGLVAMFDPPRPEVPEAIARCHGAGIAITMVTGDYGLTAEAIARSIGLVKEKVRVVTGDGLTHLSDAQLRQILKYRSGLIFARMAPEQKLRLVQAYQGLGQIVAVTGDGVNDAPALRAANIGIAMGLNGTDVAREAADIVLTDDNFATIVSAVEEGRTVYQNIRKFITYILASNVAELVPFLAMIFLNIPPALLIMQILAIDLGTDMVPALALGIEKAEVGTMKLPPRQKNQALLDRALLLRAYCFLGIIEAGLGMAGFFLVWGSYGYGLAELQAVTTSILHHTADPILMAIYAQATTMTLAVIVACQDGNVFACRSERTSAFKLGWFSNPLIWIGIATEWMLILSLMYFPSLQAIFTTTPLTNWQFALLLSCPPLLLGAEELRKFKFL; from the coding sequence ATGGGATGGAAAACCATCTTTGTTGCACCGATGAATTCCTCCACCACGGTTTGGTCTATTGCCCCAGAAGCGGTTTACGAAAGGTTGGAGACGAGTCCCCAAGGTTTATCCGGCGAGGAAGCGGCCCGAAGATTGCAACGCTATGGACTGAACGAGCTGGCGGAACCGGTACAACGACCTTTATGGTTGCGTTTTGTTGATCAGATGACCCATTTCATGGCGTTATTGCTCTGGGTGGCGGGCATTCTGGCTTTTGTTTCCGGTACGCCGCAGTTGGGCTGGGCCATTTGGGCGGTGATTTGGATTAATGGTTTATTTAGTTTTAGTCAGGAATTTCGGGCCGAAAAAGCCCTGGCGACCCTCAAGAAAGTTCTCCCAGCCCAGGTAAAAGTTTATCGGGACGGCACTTTACAGTCTGTTCTGGCTAGGGAATTAGTGCGGGGGGATGTGGTGCAATTGGAAGAAGGCGATCGGGTATCGGCGGATTTGCGCTTAGTTTCAGCGGATAGTTTATACGTTGATGTGTCGGTGATGACGGGGGAATCCTTACCCGTAGCTCGTTTTGCCGAATCGGCCCAAATTCGAGAAGTTGTGCCTAAACGGGGCGGTCAAGTTTTAGTCCATGGGGGGGAAAGGGCACTGCAAGACCCGGTTAAAGCCCAGGAAATTCGCAATTTAGTCCTAGCCGGTTCCACCATTGCCACGGGGCGGGGAGTAGGGGTTGTCTATGCCACCGGAGCGGAAACGGAATTTGGCCATATGGCCCATCTCACCACCAATGTTAAGCGGGAACCCAGCACCCTGGAAGTCCAAATTAGCCAGATTGTGCGGGTAATTACCCTGATTGCCGTTGGCATGGGAGTTTTGGTGTTTGTGTTGGCGTCCCTGGTGACCCATCTGGAATTAAAGGAAAGTTTCATTTTTGCCATTGGCATTATTGTTGCCCTAGTGCCAGAAGGTTTGTTGCCCACGGTGACTTTATCCCTGGCCATGGGGGTACAACGGATGGCCAAACGTAATGCTTTGGTGCGGCGATTATCGGCGGTGGAAACCCTCAGTGCCACTACAGTTATTTGTACAGATAAAACGGGAACTTTAACTAAAAATGAAATGACCGTTCGTTCTCTTTGGATTCCGGCAACGAACCATGGCCAAACCTTAACGGTGCCAGGGGAAGGCTATGATCCCAGCACGGGCAAAATTACCTTTCCCCCAGGTAAAGATGAAAAGCAACAGGTTAAATTACTGCTCATTGGTTCCGCTCTTTGTTCCAATGCCCATTTGATTCATCCTTCCGGTTCCAGCCGTTGGCAAGAAATGGGAGACCCCACGGAAGCGGCATTATTGGTGGCCGCTCTGAAGGCAGATTTTGATTTAGAACAACTCCAGCAAGATTATCCCCGGCGCAGGGAAGTGCCCTTTGATTCCCGACGACGGATGATGACGGTGGTTTTGGATTGGCAAAAGGCTGGGGAAAATTTGCCTTTCCTTACTTCCGGCAGAAATGATTTGCCATGGGAAAATTTGGCTTTTACCAAAGGTGCTCCCCTGGAGGTGTTGCGCTGTTGTCAATCCATTTTAAAAGCCGGACAGGTGACCGAACTAACCTCCGGCGATCGCCAAATAATTACGGAGGCCAATGATCACTACGCCAAGGAAGGTTTTCGAGTATTGGGCTTGGCGGTTCGGGCCGACCATGAAAATTTACTAGAAGCATCACCCCAAACCCTAGAGCAACAATTAATTTTCGTGGGTTTAGTGGCCATGTTTGATCCTCCTCGGCCAGAAGTGCCTGAGGCGATCGCCCGTTGTCATGGGGCCGGTATTGCTATCACCATGGTCACTGGGGACTATGGCCTCACCGCAGAGGCGATCGCCAGAAGTATTGGTCTAGTCAAGGAAAAAGTACGGGTAGTGACTGGGGATGGGCTAACCCATTTGTCCGATGCCCAACTGCGACAGATTTTAAAATATCGTTCTGGTCTTATCTTTGCCCGCATGGCCCCGGAACAAAAACTACGCTTAGTGCAAGCTTATCAGGGCTTGGGGCAGATTGTGGCGGTAACGGGGGATGGGGTCAATGATGCTCCGGCATTGCGGGCGGCCAACATTGGCATTGCCATGGGCTTAAACGGGACCGATGTGGCCAGGGAAGCGGCGGATATTGTGCTTACCGACGATAATTTTGCCACCATTGTCAGCGCAGTGGAAGAAGGCCGCACAGTTTATCAAAACATCCGCAAGTTTATAACTTACATTTTGGCTTCCAATGTAGCGGAGTTAGTACCATTTTTAGCAATGATTTTCCTCAACATTCCCCCCGCATTACTAATTATGCAAATTCTAGCCATTGACTTAGGAACGGACATGGTTCCGGCCTTAGCCTTGGGTATAGAAAAAGCTGAAGTCGGAACGATGAAATTGCCTCCCCGCCAAAAAAATCAAGCCCTATTAGATCGTGCTTTATTGTTAAGAGCTTACTGCTTTCTAGGCATAATTGAAGCGGGTTTGGGCATGGCCGGATTTTTCTTAGTTTGGGGAAGTTACGGTTACGGATTAGCTGAGTTACAAGCCGTTACGACAAGTATTCTCCATCACACAGCAGATCCAATTTTAATGGCTATCTATGCCCAGGCCACCACCATGACCCTAGCAGTGATTGTGGCCTGTCAAGATGGAAATGTTTTTGCTTGCCGCTCAGAACGCACTTCTGCCTTCAAGTTAGGCTGGTTTAGTAATCCCTTAATTTGGATTGGCATTGCCACGGAATGGATGTTAATTTTGTCTTTAATGTATTTTCCTTCTCTCCAAGCTATTTTCACTACCACTCCACTGACAAATTGGCAGTTTGCTCTGCTTCTTTCCTGTCCTCCTTTATTGTTAGGAGCGGAGGAGTTACGGAAATTTAAATTCCTATGA
- a CDS encoding GAF domain-containing protein has translation MQQAAIPANEQQRLAHLQNLKILDTPSDEKFNRITRLLCRVLDMPVAAISLVDENRQWFKSIRGLDLTETPRCVSFCAHTILEDRTLVISDTLSDLRFADNPLVLEAPHVRFYAGHPLKILDNIHVGTLCVYDTKPREISDDDVQFLEDLAITVANELKAHMFKRFFTV, from the coding sequence ATGCAACAAGCGGCCATCCCAGCCAATGAACAGCAGCGCTTAGCCCATCTACAGAATCTTAAAATTCTTGATACGCCAAGCGATGAAAAGTTCAACCGCATTACTAGGCTATTATGTCGGGTGCTGGATATGCCCGTAGCTGCCATTTCTTTGGTTGATGAAAATCGTCAATGGTTTAAATCCATTCGGGGCTTAGACTTAACCGAAACTCCCCGCTGTGTCTCCTTCTGCGCCCATACAATTCTGGAGGACCGCACCCTAGTTATTTCCGATACCCTATCTGACCTCCGTTTTGCCGACAATCCCCTTGTCCTCGAGGCCCCCCACGTCCGATTTTATGCTGGTCACCCCCTGAAAATACTCGATAATATCCATGTGGGCACTCTCTGTGTTTATGACACTAAGCCCAGGGAAATATCCGACGACGATGTTCAGTTTTTAGAAGACCTTGCAATCACCGTGGCTAATGAGCTAAAGGCTCACATGTTCAAGAGATTTTTTACGGTTTAG
- the speB gene encoding agmatinase: MSDATPFRPPSEAEEALIKETRLPLTGWQQEVDQGLTYGLEAAASIKDRSIPTFSRGELPHYAGINTFMKAPYLEDVREVGKYDVAIVGVPHDSGTTYRPGTRFGPQGIRRISALYTPYNFEMGVDLREQISLCDVGDIFTIPANNEKSFDQISKGIAHIFSSGAFPIILGGDHSIGFPTVRGICRHLGDKKVGIIHFDRHVDTQETDLDERMHTCPWFHATNMANAPAKNLVQLGIGGWQVPRQGVKVCRERATNILTVTDITEMSLDAAADFAIARATDGTDCVWISFDIDCIDAGFVPGTGWPEPGGLLPREALYLLKRIIRETNVCGMEVVEVSPPYDISDMTSLMATRVICDTMAHLVVSGQLPRTEKPAYIHAEANMAVDEPWQ, translated from the coding sequence ATGAGCGATGCCACCCCGTTTCGTCCCCCTTCTGAAGCTGAAGAAGCCTTAATCAAAGAAACTCGGCTACCCCTGACCGGTTGGCAGCAGGAGGTTGACCAAGGGCTAACCTATGGTTTAGAAGCCGCCGCCAGCATTAAAGACCGCTCCATCCCCACCTTTTCCCGGGGAGAATTGCCCCACTATGCGGGCATTAACACCTTCATGAAGGCTCCATATCTGGAAGATGTGCGGGAAGTCGGGAAATATGATGTGGCGATCGTCGGAGTGCCCCATGATTCTGGCACCACCTATCGACCAGGTACCCGTTTTGGCCCCCAGGGGATTCGTCGTATTTCTGCTTTGTACACTCCCTACAACTTTGAAATGGGGGTGGATTTACGGGAGCAAATTAGTCTCTGTGACGTGGGGGATATTTTCACCATTCCCGCCAACAATGAGAAATCCTTTGACCAAATTTCCAAAGGTATTGCCCACATTTTCAGTTCCGGAGCGTTTCCGATAATTCTGGGGGGTGATCATTCCATTGGTTTTCCTACGGTGCGGGGCATCTGTCGTCATTTGGGGGATAAAAAAGTCGGCATTATCCATTTCGATCGCCATGTGGACACCCAGGAAACGGACTTAGACGAACGGATGCACACTTGTCCCTGGTTCCACGCCACCAACATGGCCAACGCTCCAGCTAAAAACCTAGTGCAATTAGGCATTGGTGGTTGGCAAGTACCCCGCCAGGGGGTCAAAGTTTGTCGGGAACGGGCCACCAACATTTTGACCGTCACTGATATTACCGAAATGAGTTTGGATGCGGCGGCGGACTTTGCCATTGCCCGGGCCACCGATGGCACCGATTGCGTTTGGATTAGTTTTGACATTGACTGCATTGATGCAGGTTTTGTCCCCGGCACCGGTTGGCCAGAACCCGGTGGTTTACTACCCCGAGAAGCTCTGTATTTACTTAAACGCATTATTCGGGAAACTAACGTTTGCGGCATGGAAGTGGTGGAAGTTTCCCCTCCCTACGACATCAGCGACATGACTTCGTTGATGGCCACCAGGGTAATTTGCGACACCATGGCCCATTTAGTGGTTTCTGGCCAATTACCCCGCACGGAAAAACCGGCCTATATCCATGCTGAAGCGAACATGGCAGTGGATGAGCCCTGGCAATAG
- a CDS encoding ABC transporter permease, translating to MTIAQDKLSDYPSKESLKPTVFWRIGGEIPESLKWSLMSLSIIIPLVLWALLSSLPTVSDVFLPSPQSVIQALIKLFKDGFLIQDSLTSFGRVVGGFFLGGLVAIPLGILMGTFPSIRSLTEPIIGVVRYMPAPAFIPLLIIYLGIDEASKIALIFIGTIFFNTLMIMDAVKFIPKELIEVTYTLGGLRKQILFKVITPYIIPNILDAFRINMAAAWNLVVVAELVAADNGLGKRILLAQKFLKTDEIFACLIVLGLIGFALDLSFRLILRFTCKWSLEQ from the coding sequence ATGACTATTGCCCAGGATAAATTATCAGATTATCCCTCTAAAGAATCCCTCAAGCCCACAGTTTTTTGGCGCATTGGTGGGGAAATACCCGAATCTCTCAAATGGTCGTTAATGTCCTTATCGATCATTATTCCTTTGGTATTGTGGGCACTGCTTTCATCTTTACCCACTGTGAGTGATGTTTTTCTGCCTTCGCCCCAGTCGGTAATTCAAGCCTTGATAAAGCTATTTAAGGATGGATTTCTAATCCAGGATTCCCTGACTAGTTTTGGGCGAGTAGTGGGGGGATTTTTTTTAGGGGGATTGGTGGCTATTCCCTTGGGGATTTTAATGGGGACATTTCCCAGCATACGTAGCCTAACAGAGCCAATTATTGGTGTGGTGCGTTACATGCCAGCCCCAGCCTTTATTCCATTATTAATTATTTACCTCGGCATTGATGAGGCTTCAAAAATTGCCTTAATTTTCATTGGGACAATATTTTTTAATACCCTGATGATTATGGATGCGGTCAAATTTATTCCCAAGGAATTAATTGAAGTTACCTATACCCTAGGGGGATTAAGGAAACAGATTTTGTTTAAGGTCATCACCCCCTACATTATTCCCAATATTCTTGACGCCTTTCGGATCAACATGGCGGCGGCTTGGAACTTGGTAGTGGTGGCGGAATTGGTGGCGGCAGACAATGGCTTAGGGAAGCGTATTTTGCTAGCTCAGAAATTTTTGAAAACCGATGAGATTTTTGCTTGCTTAATTGTTTTGGGATTAATTGGCTTTGCGTTGGATTTATCATTTCGCCTCATCCTCAGATTCACTTGTAAATGGTCTTTGGAACAATAA
- the hypA gene encoding hydrogenase maturation nickel metallochaperone HypA, with protein MHETDMTKALIMTIQDWFDQQVEKPQITKIHLLVGQFTCVEPVSLQFAFEVQTKQTFLNGAELVIKDVPLVAYCHTCQTEYSPEIGLQYSCPTCRSPMDDIRSGRELKIDRIEHHQCTPA; from the coding sequence ATGCATGAAACAGACATGACCAAAGCCCTGATTATGACTATTCAGGATTGGTTTGATCAACAAGTTGAAAAACCCCAAATCACCAAGATTCACCTCCTAGTGGGTCAGTTTACCTGTGTGGAACCAGTGAGTTTGCAATTTGCTTTTGAAGTGCAAACCAAGCAAACCTTTTTAAATGGGGCGGAATTGGTAATCAAAGATGTGCCTTTGGTTGCCTACTGCCATACTTGCCAAACGGAATATAGTCCCGAAATTGGTTTGCAATATTCCTGTCCCACCTGCCGATCTCCGATGGATGACATCCGTTCCGGGCGGGAGCTAAAAATTGACCGCATTGAACATCATCAGTGCACTCCGGCTTAA